The Vagococcus penaei genome includes the window CGAATGCGGTTGCTAGAGGTTTAGCAAGTAAGCGAACAACGACTGTTGGGGTTATTATTCCTGATGTCTCAAATGCCTATTTTGCTTCACTAGCTCGCGGAATTGATGATGTGGCAACGATGTATAAGTATAATATTATCTTAGCCAATTCAGATGGTGATGATAAAAAAGAGATTAGCGTATTAAATACGCTATTAGCAAAACAAGTAGATGGTGTGATTTTTATGGGACACCACCTAACGGAAGAAGTTCGTGGTGAGTTTTCACGCTCGAAAACGCCGGTTGTTTTAGCTGGATCAATCGATCCAGATAATCAAGTTGGCTCAGTCAATATTGATTACCGTGAAGCAATGAAAGATGCGACACAAGCGTTAATTCAATCTGGTAATCAAAAAGTCGCCTTTATTTCTGGCTCATTACTTGATCCAATCAATGGGATTAGTCGTTTAAACGGCTATAAAGAAGCTTTAGCTGATAATCAATTGCAATTTACAGAAGGTTTAGTATTTGAATCTGAATACAGCTATAAATCAGGATTAGCTTTGCATGAACGTGTTTTAAATAGCGGAGCGACTGCAGCTGTTGTTGCAGATGACGAATTAGCTGTCGGGCTGTTGAATGGTCTAACTGATACAGGTATTAGAGTACCAGAAGATTTTGAGATTATTACAAGTAATAATTCGTTATATAGTGAAATGGCTCGTCCAAGTGTGACAAGTATTACGCAACCTCTTTATGACATTGGTGCGGTAGCTATGCGTTTATTAACTAAATTAATGAATAAAGAAGATATTGAAGAAAAAGCGATTATTTTACCATACGGTGTAACAAAACGCGGTTCAACAAAATAGTTAAAAAAAGAGTGCTATTTGTAGTGCACACCTAAAGTTAGACTTTTTGGAGTAGTTAATTCTACTCCTTTTTTGTACCCAAAAATGAGTATTCAATTTTTTACGAAATTTAAATAACCAAGCAAATAAAAGCTGATAGTTTTTCCTATATGTGACAGGGCTGCACTTAAGCTTCGTTTTTATTCAGTACATATTATAATAGTCAATGTATTTTTCAATTTCTTTCTTTAATGAATCGTAACTAGAAAATACCTCTCCATTATACATTTCTTGTTTCAATATACCGAAAAAGTTCTCCATATGCTCGTTCAATGCCTTCTCTTTGTGTTTCTTAAATATCTTGTGCATTAGGTCTTTCAGAAATACGGCAAGAAATAATTTCACTAGAGTTTCTTGATTTGAATGGCTCCATTAGCTTATTTTTCATAATATTTGAATTCTGCCATATCTGTTGTAAATTTCTGATGAGGTATTGACGTATGAAATCGGCGATGGATTCTATTTTTTGCGAGGAAAGATGTTCCGCTTTTTCCGGGAAGATAGGCTTGAACTACTTGATAGTTAAATTTTGCATCATATTTAGCCATAATAAAAACCCCTTAAGTTAGATTTTGGTCTAACTTAAGGGATTCACTACATAATAGCACCCTTTTTTTATTTATAGCAACAGATTAATTGGATAAGACCGCTAAAGCTAACGCTTGTTGAATGACTGTGATACTGCCATTCTTTTTAAAGGTTAGTGTTTCTGAAGGTGTCATAGCGCTAGAAATATAAATATGTAGTTCAGCATCTAAGTCAAAATGCCCTGATGTTTCGACACTAAAACGTGAAATACTTTTGAATGGAATACTTTTATAATCTA containing:
- the ccpA gene encoding catabolite control protein A; protein product: MEKQTITIYDVAREAAVSMATVSRVVNGNPNVKPATRKKVLEVIDRLDYRPNAVARGLASKRTTTVGVIIPDVSNAYFASLARGIDDVATMYKYNIILANSDGDDKKEISVLNTLLAKQVDGVIFMGHHLTEEVRGEFSRSKTPVVLAGSIDPDNQVGSVNIDYREAMKDATQALIQSGNQKVAFISGSLLDPINGISRLNGYKEALADNQLQFTEGLVFESEYSYKSGLALHERVLNSGATAAVVADDELAVGLLNGLTDTGIRVPEDFEIITSNNSLYSEMARPSVTSITQPLYDIGAVAMRLLTKLMNKEDIEEKAIILPYGVTKRGSTK
- a CDS encoding IS3 family transposase gives rise to the protein MHKIFKKHKEKALNEHMENFFGILKQEMYNGEVFSSYDSLKKEIEKYIDYYNMY
- a CDS encoding PH domain-containing protein, coding for MGLFDGLLGNASEINHEEARKQLEEVLLPNEPIDLAYKLVRDLIVFTDKRLIIVDKQGVSGKKVDYKSIPFKSISRFSVETSGHFDLDAELHIYISSAMTPSETLTFKKNGSITVIQQALALAVLSN